A stretch of the Actinoalloteichus fjordicus genome encodes the following:
- a CDS encoding cytochrome P450 family protein yields the protein MTTTDPASRDGGPPPGCPAHAPSAPTGPIAMPARIRTDTVAATALYSAAFAEDPAAIYTELRRQGTAGLVELSPGVTASLVIGYEAALAVLRDPENFPRDPRRWQQTMAPDCPVLPMMQHRQSAVFNDGEVHRRLRSSVTDSLDRIDPTTLRKYVERSADTLIDDFADKGEADLLAEYARLLPILVFNQLLDCPPHLSASLVRCLAAIFEGGAEAAEANQELGRCMLELITLRQQNPGNDLLSWLISHPHRLDTQELMDQLTMLLAGGIEPVQNLIANALRLLLSDARFAGDLSGGSLPVDDALVEILWTDPPLANFGPAYPTEDVRLPDGTVLPAGRPVVVSYAAANIDPNLAGDRGTGNRAHLAWSAGPHTCPGQSQARIIASLAIEKVLDRLPDVELALPEEDLRWRLGPFQRALTALPVRFPPVAVPEDPGGPVPTAPIEARAVGGSSRQAADPPSGRPTATAPQAGAPGGRARTTGPRWMSALVRWWRGQ from the coding sequence GTGACCACCACCGATCCCGCGAGCCGCGACGGCGGTCCCCCGCCCGGCTGCCCGGCGCACGCGCCGTCCGCGCCCACCGGGCCGATTGCGATGCCCGCGCGCATCCGGACCGACACCGTCGCAGCCACCGCGCTCTACTCGGCCGCGTTCGCCGAGGACCCCGCCGCGATCTACACCGAGCTGCGCAGACAGGGCACGGCAGGCCTCGTCGAACTGAGTCCCGGGGTCACCGCGAGTCTGGTGATCGGCTATGAGGCCGCCTTGGCGGTGCTGCGTGATCCGGAGAACTTCCCGAGGGATCCCCGCCGATGGCAGCAGACGATGGCGCCGGACTGTCCTGTGCTGCCGATGATGCAGCACCGGCAGAGCGCGGTGTTCAACGACGGTGAGGTTCACCGCAGGCTGCGGTCCTCGGTGACCGACAGCCTGGACCGGATCGATCCGACCACGCTGCGCAAGTATGTGGAGCGCAGTGCGGACACCCTCATCGACGACTTCGCCGACAAGGGGGAGGCAGATCTACTCGCCGAGTACGCGCGGCTGCTGCCGATCCTGGTGTTCAACCAGCTGCTCGACTGCCCGCCACACCTGAGCGCCTCCCTCGTGCGCTGTCTCGCGGCGATCTTCGAGGGGGGTGCGGAGGCAGCCGAGGCCAATCAGGAACTGGGCCGCTGCATGCTGGAGCTGATCACCCTGCGACAGCAGAATCCCGGCAACGACCTGCTCTCCTGGCTGATCTCCCATCCTCACCGACTCGACACCCAGGAGCTGATGGACCAGCTCACGATGCTGCTCGCGGGCGGTATCGAGCCGGTGCAGAACCTCATCGCAAACGCCCTGCGCCTGCTGTTGTCGGACGCGCGGTTCGCCGGTGACCTCTCCGGCGGCAGCCTGCCGGTGGACGACGCACTCGTCGAGATCCTCTGGACCGACCCGCCGCTGGCCAACTTCGGACCCGCCTATCCCACCGAGGACGTCCGGCTGCCGGACGGGACGGTGCTGCCTGCGGGCAGGCCCGTGGTGGTCAGCTACGCCGCCGCCAACATCGATCCGAATCTGGCTGGGGATCGAGGCACCGGCAATCGGGCGCATCTCGCCTGGAGTGCGGGCCCGCACACCTGTCCCGGTCAGTCCCAGGCCCGGATCATCGCCTCGCTGGCGATCGAGAAGGTGCTGGACCGGCTCCCCGACGTGGAGCTGGCGCTGCCCGAGGAGGACCTGCGGTGGCGGCTCGGTCCCTTCCAGCGAGCGCTGACGGCGCTGCCCGTGCGGTTTCCCCCGGTGGCGGTTCCAGAGGACCCGGGCGGACCGGTGCCCACCGCGCCCATCGAGGCGCGCGCCGTCGGCGGCAGCAGCAGGCAGGCGGCAGACCCGCCGTCGGGCAGGCCGACGGCGACCGCACCGCAGGCGGGGGCGCCTGGCGGCCGCGCCCGCACCACCGGGCCGCGCTGGATGAGCGCGCTCGTCCGGTGGTGGCGCGGCCAGTGA
- a CDS encoding cytochrome P450, with the protein MTPTDPLGQDHVHPPEGRQQPMPPPGCPAHDGVTRLYVPEFAADPNAVYESLRAQGPVAPVEIAPGVPATLVTSYATALEVLRDPRNFPKDPRRWQQTIPADSPVLPMLMYRENCLFTDGELHRRLRSALNDGLSGVDSGTLRGYVERGAATLIDEFAPVGEADLLTQYGRLLPILVFDQMFNTPPHLSERLTKALGTIFEGVAADAEQANTELVLCTVELVEMRRAEPGRDIVSWLIAHPAELTQEELLSTIMLLVAAGIEPTQNLIANVLRLLLSDDRFAGGLTGGSVSVDDALVEILWTDPPMANYATTHPIHDVYLAGGVRIPGDRPVLISLAAANADPALSSARASGNRAHLAWSAGPHVCPAQSQAMTIAAVAVETLLDRLPDLELAVPVDDLTWRPGPFHRALNALPVRFPAVRPSAQTDENPGDNRWNVSPAPTSSTPQAPTSKERPGSSGSGEPRRWLNSLVRWWRGL; encoded by the coding sequence GTGACTCCCACCGATCCCCTCGGCCAGGACCACGTACACCCGCCGGAAGGTCGGCAGCAGCCGATGCCGCCACCCGGCTGCCCGGCGCACGACGGCGTGACTCGGTTGTACGTGCCGGAGTTCGCGGCCGATCCGAACGCGGTCTATGAGTCGCTGCGGGCCCAAGGGCCCGTCGCACCGGTCGAGATCGCCCCCGGCGTGCCCGCCACGCTCGTGACGAGCTACGCCACGGCGTTGGAGGTGCTGCGCGATCCGAGGAACTTCCCGAAGGACCCGCGACGCTGGCAGCAGACCATCCCGGCGGACTCCCCGGTGCTGCCGATGCTGATGTACCGGGAGAACTGTCTGTTCACCGACGGCGAGCTGCACCGCAGGCTGCGGAGCGCGCTGAACGACGGTCTGAGCGGGGTCGACTCCGGGACCCTGCGGGGCTATGTCGAGCGCGGTGCCGCCACGCTGATCGACGAGTTCGCTCCGGTCGGCGAGGCGGACCTGCTCACCCAGTACGGCAGGCTCCTGCCGATTCTGGTCTTCGACCAGATGTTCAACACCCCTCCTCATCTCAGCGAACGACTGACCAAGGCGCTGGGGACGATCTTCGAGGGGGTCGCGGCGGACGCCGAGCAGGCCAACACCGAACTCGTGCTCTGCACCGTCGAGCTGGTCGAGATGCGTCGTGCCGAGCCAGGCAGAGACATCGTCTCCTGGCTGATCGCCCATCCCGCCGAACTGACACAGGAGGAGCTGCTCAGCACGATCATGCTGCTCGTGGCGGCGGGCATCGAGCCGACGCAGAACCTCATCGCGAACGTGCTGCGGCTGCTGCTCTCCGACGACCGGTTCGCGGGCGGGCTGACCGGGGGCAGTGTCTCGGTCGACGACGCGCTGGTGGAGATCCTCTGGACCGACCCGCCGATGGCCAACTACGCGACCACGCACCCGATCCACGACGTCTACCTCGCTGGCGGCGTGCGCATTCCCGGTGATCGGCCCGTCCTGATCAGCCTGGCCGCCGCGAACGCCGACCCCGCGCTGTCCTCCGCCCGTGCCTCGGGAAACCGGGCGCACCTGGCGTGGAGCGCGGGCCCCCATGTCTGCCCCGCCCAGTCCCAGGCGATGACCATCGCCGCGGTGGCGGTCGAGACGCTTCTCGACCGCCTGCCGGATCTGGAACTCGCCGTCCCCGTCGATGACCTGACGTGGCGGCCGGGGCCGTTCCACCGGGCGCTCAACGCGCTGCCCGTCCGTTTTCCCGCAGTTCGTCCCTCCGCCCAGACCGACGAGAACCCTGGAGACAACAGATGGAACGTCAGTCCAGCCCCTACGTCATCGACCCCGCAGGCGCCGACATCCAAGGAGAGGCCCGGCTCCTCAGGGAGCGGGGAGCCGCGACGCTGGTTGAACTCCCTGGTCCGGTGGTGGCGTGGTCTGTGA
- a CDS encoding cytochrome P450 family protein — translation MVAWSVNSHDHLRKLLSDPRVSKDPNQHWPGYAEGKVVLSSVLATWVGVKNMFNAYGDDHKRLRSLVSKAFTARRVNALQPWIESITERLIAELAAGPQDTPVDLREGFCFPVPIEVICALFGVPEEHRPELRRVVDGVFDTAATPEEAMALGEDLYKLMGAFVADKRANPGDDLASALINARDEDGSRLDEIELLDTLALVLSAGHETTVNLLDQAITALLTYPDQFELVRSGERSWDDVIDETMRWQAPVANLPLRYAVEDIQIGDILIRKGDRILAAYAATGRDPERHGADADQFDLTRAAKDHLAFGHGVHYCLGAPLARMEVKTALPALFARFPNMRLAVPADELVPMSSFISNGHHELPVILNPGSAG, via the coding sequence GTGGTGGCGTGGTCTGTGAACAGCCACGACCACCTTCGGAAGCTGCTGTCCGATCCTCGGGTGTCCAAGGACCCCAACCAGCACTGGCCCGGTTACGCCGAGGGCAAGGTGGTGCTCAGCTCGGTCCTGGCGACCTGGGTGGGCGTCAAGAACATGTTCAACGCCTACGGTGACGATCACAAGCGGTTGCGCTCGCTGGTCTCCAAGGCGTTCACCGCCCGGCGGGTCAACGCCCTCCAACCGTGGATCGAGTCGATCACCGAGCGACTCATCGCCGAGCTGGCGGCCGGCCCCCAGGACACGCCGGTCGATCTGCGCGAGGGCTTCTGCTTCCCGGTGCCGATCGAGGTCATCTGCGCGCTGTTCGGTGTTCCGGAGGAGCACCGGCCGGAGCTGCGTCGGGTGGTCGACGGCGTGTTCGACACCGCCGCGACCCCGGAGGAGGCCATGGCGCTGGGAGAGGACCTCTACAAGCTCATGGGCGCCTTCGTCGCCGACAAGCGGGCGAATCCCGGTGACGACCTCGCTTCCGCGCTGATCAACGCGCGCGACGAGGACGGTTCGCGGCTGGACGAGATCGAACTGCTCGACACCCTGGCCCTGGTGCTGTCCGCCGGTCACGAGACGACGGTCAATCTGCTGGACCAGGCGATCACCGCGCTGCTCACGTATCCCGACCAGTTCGAACTCGTCCGATCCGGCGAACGGTCCTGGGACGACGTGATCGACGAGACGATGCGCTGGCAGGCCCCGGTGGCGAACCTGCCGCTGCGGTACGCGGTGGAGGACATCCAGATCGGCGACATCCTCATCCGCAAGGGGGACCGGATCCTGGCCGCGTACGCGGCCACCGGCCGGGACCCGGAGCGGCACGGGGCCGACGCGGACCAGTTCGACCTGACCCGCGCGGCCAAGGACCACCTGGCCTTCGGCCACGGCGTGCACTACTGCCTGGGGGCGCCGCTGGCTCGCATGGAGGTCAAGACCGCCCTGCCCGCCCTGTTCGCCCGGTTCCCGAACATGAGGCTCGCGGTGCCTGCGGACGAGCTGGTGCCGATGTCCTCGTTCATCTCCAATGGACACCACGAGCTGCCGGTGATCCTGAACCCCGGCTCGGCGGGCTGA